The Rhodospirillaceae bacterium DNA window AAAAACGCCGACCATCAAAACTCCCTGCAATTAACGTGCGTTTACGGTGAGTTGACGCCGAAACTGATCGAAACCGTGAGCCCTGCCTCCCTGCATATCACCGACGCTGCGCTTGTTCAGCTTGATCTGGCGAAAAGCAAGGCGCCCACGGAAGGTGCCTTGCTTGCAACGCGCATGAATGCCGAGCAACTGGCCTACAAGGATGACTGCTTTACAACGGTGGTGCTGTTTTTCCTGCTCCACGAAATGCCCGAAGAGGCCCGCATCAATGTGCTTTCTGAATGTATGCGGGTGATTCCGGTGGGCGGGGCGCTGCTGGTTACCGAATATGCGCCGCTGCCGACAAAACACTGGCTTTATCGCTTTGCACCAAGTCGCTGGTTGACCACCCGGCTGGAGCCGTTTTTGGAGGGTTTCTGGCACGACGATATTGCCGAACGGTTAAATACCCATGGCAAGGGCCTGGGCAAGAAGGTGCGTATCGAATCCGATGAGCGCATATTCTCAAACTTCTATCGGGTCACCGAATTCAAGGTTCAGTCCCTGACAGAATAATTCGACCAAAAATTCCTAAACGGGCTCTTTTATTATTCAATACCATCTTTTATGCTGTTTTCTGACGCTCTTGTAAGCTGGCGTTCAGAAAAGCATCGTAAGATCGAACAACTTT harbors:
- a CDS encoding methyltransferase domain-containing protein yields the protein MKLPSLNLYRHFLDGIPVYLARHYWWAYLWPAAVWFFDHQPIINAILFGQYGKLMRATMARLKNADHQNSLQLTCVYGELTPKLIETVSPASLHITDAALVQLDLAKSKAPTEGALLATRMNAEQLAYKDDCFTTVVLFFLLHEMPEEARINVLSECMRVIPVGGALLVTEYAPLPTKHWLYRFAPSRWLTTRLEPFLEGFWHDDIAERLNTHGKGLGKKVRIESDERIFSNFYRVTEFKVQSLTE